The Gallus gallus isolate bGalGal1 chromosome 3, bGalGal1.mat.broiler.GRCg7b, whole genome shotgun sequence genome window below encodes:
- the LOC421285 gene encoding uncharacterized protein LOC421285: MRLLVFLVFLLLVPLVWSPAPGLLHPGCKAVGAYRSCSERQDAKAGSVFPWILAYVPMRSCHRVLRGTYGEFSPPEYHSDSPFNLWCNWTIWAGSRKHVVVYIQGFITQEDCNRNKDQILFEGVSSLVENDVVYACWKKEMHVFATFAQAVHVVLLKRYLPNCRDTQFKGKYYIFQHQECTSPSRGALIPETLAPKPSKQDSVFQPGWTDHFGGSATLIPLGSPVKLVPYQGASTQLLDMPAAHVQGSEPQTGPRLSQEEEGIAGCAQWLSCTTSRGVAPGLSYTRGFSSVPLETPLFEALQVVEPSLQPTGMSWESRQSVLHPTLRLEDLGNLQFTIKPTCTSHMDLDADSQAFSPGRGGSQESIGTTVSQGLGLRNDRNHAQLSIPAGSSAGSDAAGLARGLMPSLSSPYDVMSGDCSQLLPESEQSSFGAFPVTQPRLGTTNLQHMELMDIFPLESSRGGVEEKVVPRPTSPWDILHEHPHSYDQSHPVLQAVPVHPGSLPTSTQACSCPAAEETPASSWDTESCCYQGDTATQTRLVASPRPTGPELVSMSRMEIIPEPVFSRSDLVPVGFGSANIAPEGLLPSGEQSMPRAVPSPLAALGLDPVSLRRRAGISPGRQEMASPLPPHHPLAAPQMGADVSPGHLGPWVREDVLEEGDRQRETPAPVSGPSPASIPRPHVGPPRAKDTLSHGSGVTPAPLLPGMATSGKVISALLPGAVKMQKTMESLQVGVGEQRNSSLYAAHSDPSAVQRGQTVPRGQELWEAAKGPVSRRREMPGGQPQKHAELGLPWVMEYYPVRSCHVIFQDGFGLFYLPLYGDIQANIWCNWTIWAGPQKHIVIYIQGFQSSEGCGKNQDKIIFQGVLSRVETKVVYACHSRDTLIFAAQAIAVHVLLLSKSGPLSSKYKHFEGRYYVFGDYEAVRSSGGAVAPQEPVQETSKGESWRMGITQGLLPMLGASLSPSTPPTAGKIQAEVVSSEDKGQHPPDLVEGAWLGADLGEHDELQGETEMERSLTYGGTKGREPSDDMLEAPSGGGAGPEAELPALEVAEGDIELVPATVSTASPYSADVPASEVMPWGDKGVPAGDVLSPEGHENLFDLASVLASLENDTALQSLHHPGDVLFEVTTEIKHKDWVTPGGSELRRDLLESIRSHIQQNLKLSANRVNEIRLKEAKRMSNASLLLTFWLHLKPDERNMSLLLRSQLGELLSASVGAEKLQLVSLLVEDVNECSSGVSLCGEEAECFNGVGTYLCRCKKGYEDHSPTKSGTLCVRTPQSGMGFLLRHADILVGAAITASLTLLVAAGALCRAKWRRRHPGRALGPEEPPEQAVEEPPVMELRDLGDCLRLDPFQLKLRARPPEWLWGARAHPGQAYRVFLEQSPPL; this comes from the exons ATGAGGCTTTTGGTCTTTTTGGTGTTCCTACTCCTAGTGCCCTTGGTGTGGAGTcctgcaccagggctgctgcaTCCTGGCTGTAAGGCTGTGGGG GCATACAGGTCCTGCTCAGAACGTCAGGATGCTAAAGCAG GGTCAGTGTTTCCTTGGATATTGGCCTATGTGCCCATGAGAAGCTGCCACAGAGTCTTGAGGGGCACATATGGGGAGTTTTCTCCTCCAGAGTACCACAGCGATTCCCCGTTCAACTTGTGGTGTAACTGGACAATCTGGGCAGGCTCCAGGAAGCATGTCGTAGTTTACATTCAAGGCTTTATCACGCAGGAGGAttgcaacagaaataaagacCAAATCCTCTTTGAAGGAGTTTCTTCGCTGGTGGAAAACGATGTAGTTTATGCTTGCTGGAAGAAGGAGATGCACGTTTTTGCCACCTTTGCTCAGGCTGTGCACGTTGTGTTGCTGAAGAGGTACCTGCCAAATTGCAGAGACACCCAGTTTAAAGGCAAGTATTACATCTTCCAGCACCAGGAATGCACATCTCCCTCCAGAGGTGCTTTGATTCCTGAAACTCTCGCTCCAAAGCCATCTAAGCAAGACAGTGTTTTCCAACCTGGCTGGACAGACCACTTTGGAGGCTCTGCAACCTTGATTCCGTTGGGAAGTCCAGTAAAGCTTGTCCCATACCAAGGTGCAAGTACACAGCTGCTGGACATGCCAGCTGCCCACGTGCAGGGCTCCGAGCCACAGACAGGGCCAAGGCTCTCTCAAGAAGAGGAAGGCATAGCTGGATGTGCCCAGTGGTTGAGCTGCACCACCAGCAGAGGTGTTGCTCCAGGTTTGAGTTATACACGTGGATTTTCAAGCGTGCCTTTGGAAACGCCTTTGTTTGAAGCCTTACAGGTGGTGGAGCCTTCATTGCAGCCCACAGGCATGAGCTGGGAGAGCAGGCAGTCTGTACTGCACCCCACCCTGAGGCTGGAAGATTTGGGAAACCTCCAGTTTACCATTAAACCAACATGCACAAGTCACATGGACTTGGATGCTGATTCACAGGCTTTCTCTCCTGGCAGAGGAGGAAGCCAAGAGAGCATCGGTACCACCGTGTCCCAGGGCCTGGGATTAAGGAATGATAGAAACCATGCCCAGCTGAGCATCCCAGCTGGCAGCTCAGCAGGCAGTGATGCTGCTGGCCTTGCAAGGGGCCTGATGCCCAGCCTGAGCAGCCCCTATGATGTGATGAGTGGGGactgctcacagctgctgcctgagaGCGAGCAAAGCAGTTTTGGGGCTTTTCCTGTGACTCAGCCCAGGCTGGGAACAACCAACCTCCAGCATATGGAGCTCATGGATATCTTCCCCCTGGAGAGTTCCAGGGGTGGTGTTGAGGAGAAAGTCGTGCCACGTCCCACATCACCATGGGACATCCTCCATGAGCATCCTCACTCATATGACCAGAGCCATCCTGTCCTACAGGCAGTTCCTGTGCACCCTGGGAGCCTCCCCACAAGCACCCAAGCATGCAGTTGTCCAGCTGCTGAGGAAACTCCTGCATCCTCATGGGacacagaaagctgctgttacCAGGGTGACACTGCCACACAGACACGGTTGGTGGCATCCCCTAGGCCAACAGGTCCAGAGCTTGTTTCCATGAGCAGGATGGAAATAATCCCTGAACCAGTGTTCTCTCGCTCTGACCTAGTTCCTGTGGGCTTTGGCTCTGCCAACATTGCCCCTGAAGGACTTCTTCCCTCAGGAGAGCAGTCTATGCCCAGagctgtcccctccccactgGCAGCTTTAGGTTTGGATCCTGTCAGCCTCAGGAGAAGGGCAGGCATCTCACCAGGAAGACAGGAGATGGCCTCACCATTGCCTCCTCACCATCCATTGGCAGCCCCCCAAATGGGTGCAGATGTGTCCCCTGGCCACCTTGGCCCTTGGGTGAGAGAGGATGTGCTGGAAGAGGGTGACCGCCAACGAGAAACCCCAGCTCCTGTGAGTGGTCCTTCTCCAGCCTCCATCCCAAGGCCCCATGTGGGACCTCCTCGGGCCAAGGACACCCTGAGTCATGGCTCTGGGGTGACACCAGCTCCGCTGCTACCAGGCATGGCCACTAGTGGCAAAGTGATTTCTGCCTTGCTCCCTGGGGcagttaaaatgcagaaaaccaTGGAAAGTCTCCAGGTGGGTGTGGGAGAGCAGAGAAATTCCTCTTTGTATGCTGCTCATTCTGATCCTTCAGCAGTCCAGCGGGGACAGACAGTGCCAAGAGGCCAGGAACTCTGGGAGGCTGCCAAAGGTCCTGTGTCCAGACGCAGGGAGATGCCAGGAGGACAGCCACAGAAGCACGCTG AGCTGGGACTGCCCTGGGTGATGGAGTACTACCCTGTTAGGAGCTGCCACGTCATCTTTCAGGATGGGTTTGGACTGTTCTACCTCCCACTGTATGGTGACATCCAAGCCAACATCTGGTGCAACTGGACCATCTGGGCAGGCCCCCAGAAGCACATTGTCATCTACATTCAGGGGTTCCAGAGCAGTGAAGGCTGCGGTAAGAACCAGGACAAGATCATTTTCCAAGGGGTCCTCTCACGTGTGGAAACTAAGGTTGTGTATGCCTGCCACAGCCGAGATACTCTGATCTTTGCTGCACAAGCCATTGCAGTCCATGTGTTACTGTTGTCAAAAAGTGGCCCCCTAAGCagcaaatacaaacattttgaaGGACGGTATTATGTATTTGGAGACTATGAAGCAGTGAGATCTTCAGGTGGTGCTGTAGCTCCCCAAGAGCCTGTCCAGGAAACCTCTAAAGGAGAGAGCTGGAGAATGGGGATAACACAAGGTTTGCTGCCCATGCTGGGAGCCTCCCTGAGCCCATCCACTCCACCTACTGCAGGCAAGATCCAGGCTGAGGTGGTAAGCTCAGAGGACAAGGGCCAACACCCTCCTGATCTTGTGGAAGGTGCTTGGCTTGGTGCTGACCTGGGTGAGCACGATGAGCTGCAGGGTGAAACAGAGATGGAAAGAAGCCTTACATATGGCGGCACTAAGGGGAGGGAACCCAGTGATGATATGTTGGAGGCTCCATCAGGAGGAGGTGCTGGGCCTGaagctgagctgcctgcctTGGAGGTTGCGGAGGGGGATATAGAGCTGGTGCCTGCTACAGTCAGCACAGCCTCACCCTACTCAGCTGATGTCCCTGCCTCAGAGGTGATGCCCTGGGGTGACAAAGGTGTGCCTGCTGGAGATGTGCTGTCACCAGAAGGGCATGAAAATCTCTTTG ATCTGGCTTCAGTTCTGGCATCTCTGGAGAACGATACAGCACTGCAGTCCCTGCACCACCCTGGAG aTGTGCTATTCGAAGTAACGACTGAAATCAAACACAAGGACTGGGTCACTCCTGGTGGCAGTGAGCTCAGAAGGGATCTCCTAGAATCTATAAGAAGCCAC ATCCAGCAGAACCTGAAACTCTCTGCCAACAGAGTCAATGAAATAAGGTTAAAGGAAGCCAAAAG GATGAGCAATGCCAGCCTGCTGCTCACCTTCTGGCTGCACCTGAAGCCAGATGAGAGGAATATGTCCCTGCTGCTGCGCTCCCAGCTGGGtgagctgctcagtgcttcGGTGGGAGCAGAGAAGCTGCAACTCGTCTCACTGCTGGTGGAAG ATGTGAATGAGTGCAGCTCGGGGGTCAGCCTGTGTGGGGAGGAGGCAGAGTGCTTCAATGGTGTGGGCACCTACCTGTGCCGCTGCAAGAAGGGCTACGAGGACCATTCTCCCACCAAGTCTGGCACCCTGTGCGTCCGTACTCCCCAGTCAG GGATGGGCTTCCTGCTCCGCCACGCTGACATCCTGGTGGGGGCAGCCATCACGGCCAGCCTGAcgctgctggtggctgctggAGCCCTGTGCAGGGCAAAATGGCGGAGACGGCATCCGGGCAGGGCCCTGGGGCCTGAGgaaccaccagagcaggctgtggAGGAGCCACCGGTGATGGAGCTGCGGGACCTGGGGGACTGCCTGCGCCTTGACCCCTTCCAGCTGAAGCTGCGGGCCAGGCCCCCTGAGTGGCTGTGGGGGGCTCGGGCACACCCTGGCCAGGCCTACAGAGTCTTCCTGGAGCAGTCGCCCCCGCTCTAG